ACATCCTGCGGCACGATGAACATGCCGATATCCATAGTGAAATCGTAGTTGATGATGGGGGAGAGCCAGTTGGTGTTCAGGTACCGGGGATAGGTGTAGACGAAAAGGGTGCGCACAAAGTAGCTTCCCATTTGAATGTGGTTGGTGGTGACCACAAAGTCAGCCGGGGCAATAATGTCCCGGGTAGTAGACATACCCTGCTGATACATCTGAAGGGCAGCAGCCTGGGAAGCTGCCGACGCCTTGTCATCCTTGGACTGACTATGGAAGAAGGGGAGGTGCATATGCGGCTAGGCGGCTGGTGGAGGTGAAAGCGGGGTAGAAGGTTCTGGTGGAACCTCGGTGAGGAGCGACTGGTCTGGGACCGCTACGGCGCCAGGGGGCGGCACTACCTGGCCTTCTGGGGGTTGGTTGAGGGTTTGCTGCGCGAGAGTCCCCGATGGGCCTGTAACCACTCCCGAACTTAGGTTTGCTACATCGCCCGTGAGACGCTCTTCGGTGGCAACATCGGGGTTGTAGATGCCGTAGAAAAGCTCGATAAGGTCCTGGGTTCCCAACAGGCTGCACTTAACTCCCACTCGGCCTAGTCCACTGGCAATAATGCTTGCCCGGTTGTTGGCCTCAGCCCGGTACCGGTTGAACTGGTCTTGGTCCATTAGTGGGCCGGTGGGCTGTTTATGGAGAAGGCCGGTGATTTGAGACACACCTGACTGTTTGGTGGCCGCAGCATAGCTAATCACGGCGTAGAAGCGCTTGGACATGATATTGGCCACCGAAATAAGCTGACGGACAAACCCTACGTAATCTTCAATCTGGATCCGTAACAGGTCGTTGGTCACCTGCTTCTGGGATTCTTGCAGGCGGATGAGGTAGCGCTCCAAGTCCAATTTCTTTGACTGGATGATGAACTGAATAGGGAAGTCGAGTGAGTTCAAGAAGGACTGGTACCCGTAGATGATCCCGTTCTGTTCCTGCTCTGACTTAAGGTCAAAGTTGATGGGCTCAATGCGCAGGATTACCCGAAGGCTGCCATCGGTCATGATGACGGTTCCATCCTGAATGCCGGCAATAGGAAGGTGCTCCTGGGTAGAGGAGGCGGTGGATTGGGCCATGCTATTTCTTCTCTTCTGGGTTTACGGGCACCATGCCTTGCTGGCCACGGGTATCTAGCACTGCTGCAAGGCCTGCCAAGTCGCTCTTGCTGACTTTTCGGGCGTGGCCGTGGACGGGCTCGTTGCTTTTATGGGGGGCTGCCTTAATGAGGACGTGTTCAGCGCCACCCTTCTTCCAAATGCGCACCTTTGGGCTGGCTACAAAGGCAATGATGAAGCGGAAGAAGCGGTACATGGGTTGGTCATTGAACTTGCCAACCGAGAGAAGGAGGGTAAGCATGCCCATGAGGCCGCCAATAATTTTATTGAGCGGCGAGGGGAGTCCGGACGTGAAAATAAGGAAGGAAGCCATCCCTCCGAGTACAAGAAGAGCAAACTGTATTGCGGTGAAAGGACCAGCAATACGGT
This window of the Verrucomicrobiia bacterium genome carries:
- a CDS encoding PrgI family protein, whose translation is MQFRVPQNITMEDRIAGPFTAIQFALLVLGGMASFLIFTSGLPSPLNKIIGGLMGMLTLLLSVGKFNDQPMYRFFRFIIAFVASPKVRIWKKGGAEHVLIKAAPHKSNEPVHGHARKVSKSDLAGLAAVLDTRGQQGMVPVNPEEKK